One window of Psychrobacillus sp. FSL H8-0483 genomic DNA carries:
- a CDS encoding vitamin B12-dependent ribonucleotide reductase, with amino-acid sequence MVLASQNKNATINIEQLNKDIELFPQVHPITEDMKLTHKGVSRLVMIDRYSFKDTEKKTLKAGDFVVLTVKADPKFPARGLGHIVSIDHSTKTAEVLIEEDYRSAIDDNDELQSGIVKRSLNIIEKPLEVFYEQIAKRNATGLASVEKTEEKRKEWFEKFYQQLVTLKFIPAGRVLYGAGTGTDVTYFNCYVMPFVADSREGISDHRKQVMEIMSRGGGVGTNGSTLRPRNTLARGVNGKSSGSVSWLDDIAKLTHLVEQGGSRRGAQMIMLADWHPDIAEFIISKMQNPRILRFLIENTNDETIKQLAKDKLKFKPLTNQEEAMYQGIVNYKAIPGLGGFNDEIIRDAETKLRDGGTYSVHNPEFLTGANISVTLTDDFMKAVEEDADFALRFPATESYTPEQMDYYNKHWHEIGDVREWEQMGYPVRTYRTMRAKELWNLINVCATYSAEPGIFFIDNANEKTNARAYGQKVVATNPCGEQPLAPYSVCNLAAVNLAQFANKETKTVNLEALKETVSVGVRMQDNVIDATPYFLEENKVQALGERRVGLGVMGLADLLIYCEKEYGSEEGNVLVDEVFKTIAIAAYETSAELAKERGSFPFLIGESEDETNRLRKAFTETGFMESMPEEIRATILENGIRNSHLLTVAPTGSTGTMVGVSTGLEPYYSFTYYRSGRLGKFIEVKADIVQEYLHANNNADEQNLPEWFVTAMELAPEAHADVQCIIQRWIDSSISKTVNAPRGYTVEQVEGVYERLYRGGAKGGTVYVDGSRDSQVLTLKAEENTLDDQEQAQEEKVFEKRPIVLIDTIQDLRSTNVTIGSEVGDTCPVCRKGTVEEMGGCNTCTNCNAQLKCGL; translated from the coding sequence ATGGTATTAGCATCTCAGAATAAAAATGCAACCATTAACATTGAACAGTTAAACAAAGACATTGAATTATTTCCACAAGTACACCCAATTACAGAAGATATGAAATTAACACACAAAGGTGTTTCCCGATTAGTTATGATTGACCGTTATTCATTTAAAGATACGGAAAAGAAAACGCTAAAAGCAGGAGATTTTGTCGTTTTGACGGTAAAAGCAGATCCTAAATTTCCTGCACGTGGGTTAGGTCATATTGTATCGATTGATCATTCGACAAAAACTGCCGAAGTATTAATCGAAGAAGACTACCGTAGTGCAATCGATGACAATGACGAGTTACAGTCAGGTATTGTGAAACGTTCACTTAATATTATTGAAAAACCGCTTGAAGTGTTTTATGAACAAATTGCGAAACGTAATGCCACGGGTCTTGCTTCTGTGGAAAAAACAGAGGAAAAGCGAAAAGAATGGTTTGAAAAGTTTTATCAACAATTAGTTACATTAAAATTCATTCCTGCTGGACGAGTACTTTATGGAGCAGGAACTGGAACAGATGTAACATACTTTAACTGTTATGTGATGCCATTTGTTGCTGATTCTCGTGAAGGAATTAGTGATCATCGTAAACAAGTGATGGAAATTATGAGTCGTGGTGGTGGAGTTGGAACAAACGGTTCGACCCTACGTCCACGAAACACTCTTGCTCGTGGAGTAAACGGAAAATCTTCCGGATCTGTTTCTTGGTTAGATGATATAGCTAAATTGACACATCTTGTGGAACAAGGTGGATCACGCAGGGGAGCACAAATGATTATGTTAGCCGACTGGCACCCTGATATTGCAGAATTCATCATTTCTAAGATGCAAAATCCGCGAATTCTACGTTTCTTGATTGAAAACACAAATGATGAAACGATTAAACAATTAGCGAAGGACAAGCTAAAATTCAAACCGTTAACAAACCAGGAAGAAGCAATGTACCAAGGTATTGTAAACTACAAAGCGATTCCTGGCTTAGGTGGCTTTAACGATGAAATAATTCGTGATGCAGAAACAAAACTGCGTGATGGGGGAACTTATTCGGTTCATAATCCTGAATTTTTAACTGGTGCGAATATTTCAGTAACACTGACAGACGATTTCATGAAAGCAGTGGAGGAAGATGCAGACTTTGCATTACGTTTCCCTGCAACTGAATCTTACACTCCAGAGCAAATGGATTATTATAACAAACATTGGCATGAAATCGGAGATGTTCGTGAATGGGAACAAATGGGCTATCCAGTAAGAACATATCGCACAATGAGAGCGAAAGAGCTTTGGAATCTAATCAATGTGTGTGCTACTTACTCTGCAGAACCAGGTATTTTCTTCATAGACAATGCGAATGAAAAAACAAATGCTCGAGCATATGGACAAAAAGTAGTAGCGACAAATCCTTGTGGGGAGCAACCACTTGCACCGTATTCGGTTTGTAATTTAGCCGCTGTCAATTTAGCTCAATTTGCAAATAAAGAAACAAAAACAGTTAACTTGGAAGCATTAAAAGAAACGGTAAGCGTTGGTGTACGTATGCAAGATAACGTAATTGATGCTACTCCGTATTTCTTAGAGGAAAATAAAGTACAAGCCTTAGGAGAAAGACGTGTAGGACTAGGTGTTATGGGGCTTGCAGATCTTTTAATTTATTGTGAAAAGGAATATGGCTCGGAAGAAGGTAATGTATTAGTCGATGAGGTCTTTAAAACGATCGCTATTGCTGCGTACGAAACATCTGCTGAGTTAGCAAAAGAACGTGGAAGCTTCCCATTCTTAATAGGCGAGTCAGAAGACGAAACGAATCGACTTCGTAAAGCCTTTACGGAAACAGGCTTTATGGAATCAATGCCAGAAGAAATTAGAGCAACCATTTTAGAGAATGGTATTCGAAACTCTCATCTATTAACAGTTGCTCCAACCGGTTCAACTGGAACAATGGTAGGTGTTTCAACAGGTCTAGAACCCTACTATTCTTTCACTTATTATAGAAGTGGACGTTTAGGTAAATTTATCGAAGTAAAAGCAGATATTGTACAAGAATACTTACATGCAAATAATAATGCAGATGAACAGAATTTACCAGAATGGTTTGTTACTGCAATGGAGTTAGCGCCTGAAGCCCATGCAGATGTCCAATGTATTATTCAACGCTGGATTGATAGTTCTATCTCCAAAACAGTAAATGCTCCACGAGGATATACTGTGGAACAAGTAGAAGGGGTATATGAGCGTTTATACCGCGGTGGTGCAAAAGGCGGTACGGTTTACGTTGATGGCAGCCGTGATTCTCAAGTTCTTACACTGAAAGCGGAAGAAAATACGCTGGATGATCAAGAACAAGCACAAGAAGAAAAAGTATTTGAAAAACGACCGATTGTATTAATTGATACTATTCAAGACTTACGTTCTACGAATGTAACCATTGGATCAGAAGTAGGGGACACTTGCCCGGTTTGCCGTAAAGGAACGGTAGAAGAAATGGGTGGATGTAACACATGTACAAACTGTAACGCGCAATTAAAATGCGGACTATAA
- a CDS encoding biotin/lipoate A/B protein ligase family protein produces MEKTKWYFINSGACSPSYNMALDEALLDWHSEGLIPPVVRFYEWNPATLSIGYFQSVEKEIDMEAVERLGLGFVRRPTGGRGVLHEHELTYSVIVSESYPDMPATVTEAYRVISEGILLGFQNLGLEAYFSIPNTVEKKQDLKKPRTAVCFDTPSWYELVVEGKKVAGSAQTRQKGVILQHGAILLDLDEEKLIQTFKFSSDELRKRVKNSLSQKAVAINKLIQKPVTVDECKVAFKKGFEDALQIDLVEFTLTEEQENYVKDLENRRYANDEWNYKK; encoded by the coding sequence ATGGAAAAGACAAAATGGTATTTTATTAATTCAGGTGCTTGTAGTCCATCTTATAACATGGCACTGGATGAAGCGTTGCTAGATTGGCATAGTGAAGGGCTTATTCCGCCAGTAGTTCGATTTTATGAATGGAATCCTGCAACTTTATCCATTGGTTATTTTCAATCCGTTGAAAAAGAAATTGATATGGAAGCAGTAGAGCGTTTAGGGTTAGGATTTGTTAGAAGACCTACTGGTGGAAGAGGCGTACTCCACGAACATGAGCTAACGTATAGTGTAATTGTTTCGGAGAGTTATCCAGATATGCCAGCCACAGTGACAGAAGCATATCGTGTTATTAGTGAAGGCATATTATTAGGTTTTCAGAATCTTGGATTAGAAGCTTACTTCTCTATACCAAATACGGTAGAAAAAAAGCAGGATTTAAAAAAACCGAGGACCGCTGTTTGTTTTGATACACCAAGTTGGTATGAGCTTGTTGTAGAAGGTAAAAAAGTAGCGGGTAGTGCACAAACAAGACAAAAAGGTGTCATATTACAACATGGTGCAATTCTATTAGATCTAGATGAAGAAAAACTTATTCAAACATTTAAATTTTCTTCGGATGAACTGAGAAAAAGAGTAAAAAATAGCTTATCGCAAAAAGCTGTTGCCATCAACAAATTAATACAAAAACCGGTAACGGTCGACGAATGCAAAGTAGCATTTAAAAAAGGATTTGAAGATGCATTACAAATAGATTTAGTTGAATTTACGTTAACGGAGGAACAAGAAAACTACGTTAAAGACCTTGAAAACAGGCGTTATGCAAATGATGAGTGGAACTATAAAAAATAA